Proteins from a genomic interval of Debaryomyces hansenii CBS767 chromosome E complete sequence:
- a CDS encoding DEHA2E13816p (weakly similar to ca|CA1567|IPF7613 Candida albicans IPF7613 unknown function) produces MSITVIAKRETTDEDLTILMTLTSTLTVSSLPASLIPTISNKAKKSYTSTTLRTSSVKSSSPSKQTSTTSNRPKTLLSIPSALVSKFSLQSETMSNSARSTHTSEPFHSNLDSVAGLSQENRSLKLGLAIGIPIAIVSILVGIILTWFYLKKKTFNKRRKGLLPYKNEYLEHSNDEKLTMNETKFQASSMNSVSTKFQGLNETPVQMQQGPNQQLTQTSVKNFFNRLSRTVNIRNVNETDVDTLNENKSGLVSPIFLKKFNLRKSVCKPNDVYNSEERLRRTNGLLRSIDADFLSIPYNDSKISISEKRCKKPLPKLPPIINTYKSKSLHDMEKVVTHTSLSSASIINRDDKMYKVIKPYVKNLDDEISIKVGDRVRILTEHSDGWCSARLIEENEYSNYTSPKQGVIPRLCLQKF; encoded by the coding sequence ATGTCAATAACAGTTATCGCAAAACGAGAGACAACCGATGAAGATTTAACTATTCTAATGACATTAACGTCCACTTTAACAGTTAGCAGTTTACCTGCTTCTTTAATTCCtacaatatcaaataagGCAAAGAAAAGTTATACATCAACAACTTTAAGAACTTCCTCTGTCAAGTCTTCCAGTCCTTCAAAGCAAACTAGTACAACTCTGAATCGTCCTaaaacattattatcaattccaTCAGCACTAGTATCGAAGTTCTCTTTGCAATCAGAAACTATGAGTAATTCAGCACGGTCCACTCATACTTCAGAACCGTTCCATAGCAATCTCGATAGTGTTGCTGGACTTTCTCAGGAGAATAGATCGCTAAAACTAGGCCTTGCAATTGGCATACCTATTGCTAtagtttcaattcttgttgGTATTATCTTAACCTGGTTCTATCTAAAGAAAAAGACCTTTAATAAGAGGCGTAAAGGATTACTCCCATATaagaatgaatatttgGAGCACAGCAACGACGAAAAGTTAACTATGAATGAAACTAAATTTCAAGCATCTAGTATGAATCTGGtatcaacaaaatttcaGGGTCTAAATGAAACTCCTGTACAGATGCAACAAGGTCCTAATCAGCAACTAACGCAAACCTCGGTGaaaaacttcttcaatagatTAAGTCGAACTGTCAATATCAGGAATGTTAACGAAACTGACGTGGATACCCTTAATGAAAACAAATCAGGTTTAGTATCACccattttcttgaaaaaattcaacttACGAAAATCAGTTTGCAAGCCAAATGATGTTTACAACAGCGAGGAAAGGTTACGGAGAACTAATGGTCTATTAAGGTCAATAGATGCagattttctttcaattccttATAATGATTCGAAGATATCGATTTCCGAAAAAAGGTGCAAGAAACCTCTTCCAAAGTTGCCGCCCATTATCAACACATATAAATCCAAGTCTTTACATGACATGGAAAAGGTAGTGACCCATACACTGCTTTCTTCGGCTAGTATTATAAACCGCGATGATAAAATGTACAAAGTAATAAAACCATATGTCAAGAATttagatgatgaaatttcaatcaaAGTAGGCGATAGAGTGAGAATATTAACAGAACATTCCGATGGTTGGTGTTCTGCTAGATTAATTGAGGAGAACGAATACTCGAACTATACATCGCCGAAACAAGGAGTTATACCTAGGCTTTGCttacaaaaattttga